One Lytechinus pictus isolate F3 Inbred chromosome 12, Lp3.0, whole genome shotgun sequence genomic region harbors:
- the LOC135156126 gene encoding uncharacterized protein LOC135156126, which produces MGMTSTYSPEEFVGLTTIASSPCENNNLPPPAAFLSSTSSSSSSSSQQWSIMITPTSSPTKEMEGVVNEPQKVEEVINDNACSYCSDDDHPDDVNDDDSDADTMTERGADRFVLDPCNELDLEQIEKY; this is translated from the coding sequence ATGGGCATGACGTCAACCTATTCTCCTGAAGAGTTTGTCGGTCTGACCACCATCGCATCATCACCGTGTGAAAATAACAACCTGCCCCCACCTGCAGCATTCCTTTCATCGACATCGTCGTCCTCGTCGTCGTCATCGCAGCAGTGGAGCATTATGATCACGCCCACATCGAGCCCCACCAAAGAAATGGAAGGTGTCGTCAATGAACCACAGAAGGTTGAGGAGGTTATCAACGACAATGCCTGCTCGTATTGCAGCGACGATGACCACCCCGACGACGTCAACGACGATGACAGTGATGCAGATACGATGACAGAGCGAGGAGCGGATAGATTTGTTTTGGATCCTTGCAACGAGCTTGATTTAGAACAAATTGAAAAGTACTGA